The sequence TCTCAGTGCTGTGCACTGAGGAttggatgctgcagctgctgatcCCTTCTGGATCACAGAGCCCTATGGGCTGGGGTGTGCTTTGTGTATCCAGCAGGGATATGTCTCACCCAGCCGTTTTCCCTGTGACTGAGCCCCTTCTGGCTGCATTTCCTCAGCAGTGAAGCCCATGGATGTCGAGCCTGCCTCCCCGCCGGGGCCCACGGCAGCCgagctcagcctgcaggaggagatgcagcggctgcagcaggagaaggaggagctgcaggggcagtacCAGGCCCAGGTGCGGGACAACGAGCAGCTgagccacctgaaccgggagcaggaggagcggctgctggagctggagaagacCGTGCAGCGCTACAGCGAGGAGGCTGTGGACAGGCAGCAGATCCTGGAGGACATGCAGAGTGACAAGGCCACAAtcagcagggcactgagccAGAACAGGGATCTGAAggagcagctggctgagctgcagaatGGGTTTGTCAAACTGGTAGGTCTCTTCTGTGCATCTTTTCCCACTGCTTCCCTCACTGGTGCCATCCTTTTGTAGCGCAGATGTgaaaagctggcagcagcattATCCCTGTCTTACCTTCTGAGACTCTGGCTGCTCCATCCTTTGATACATAGTGCCATTCCAGGAGGTTCCCTCCAGTTCCTTACTCCTTCAGGTGCTCTAGGAGATGAACCAGTATCTTTGTCCAGAactgtttccttttccttctcatcCCCTGGCAGTCAGGCTGTTTATGTCCCTGGGTATTCCTCCTGCCCTTTTACCTGTAGATACTCATTTCCTGTTCCCTTGTATTTGCCCATGAGGAAGTTTTCAACAGTATTCTCTTCTGCTGGTGTCATTCTTACCCATCCTAGAGCTGAATCCTTACTCTTGCTTTGCTTCTTTCAATGTAACATTTTCCCTCTGGGGCCCTAGCAGACTGACACAGGGTCtagctgttgggttttttttcctttagtccTTTTTGAACTCCTTGTTTTTGAATGTCTGTGGCTCTCTTTGGGATATTCATACCACCCATCTGCTTTGGAGCTGACAGGCTGCATGATGTGCCAGGCCTCTTCTTGGCACTGTCCCAGCACCAATTCCCCTGTCTCTTTCCTTGTTCTTCTCCCATCTTCTGAACCTTTCTTTAAGCTATTTACTGCCCTAAAAGTCAATTTATGGCCCTCAGTCCACAAAAACATGGGATGGCACCCTGTTGTACTGGGAACTAACGTGGTGTACTGAGAGCCTGTTTCATGGTGGCTGGGGCAGTTTCCTTACACAGTCGTGTTTGTCTTGCAGACAAATGAAAACATGGAGGTTACAAGTGCCCTGCAGTCAGAGCAACACGTAAAGAAGGAGCTGGCCAAGAAGCttgggcagctgcaggagaaccTGGCGGAGCTCAAGGAGACGGTGAGCACCAGCAGGGGGATGGCAGGGCTGGATTGTGCAAACTGCTGGCAACTTCCCAGACACTGATGGAAGGATGGAAGTGGGTACTGCAAAGATccagctgggagccttcccctATCATCTGCTGCCTGATGTGGGGGACCAGCATGTGGGGGCAGATGGTGGCTGTCTGCCTGGTTGGTGGCTTTGGGGCAGTGTTGACAGTTTGGATCATGTCACAGcttttcaggcagaaagggtTTGATGTGGTGGTTTGACTTTGTTCTCTCAGCTGGAGCTGAAGACACAGGAGGcccgtgggctgcaggagcagcggGACCAGTGCTACAGCCACCTGCAGCAGTACACCCTGGCCTTCCAGCAGCTGGCTGCCGAGAAGGACGAACTGCACaagcagttcctgctgcagacacagctcATGGATCGCCTGCAGCACGAGGAGGTCCAGGGGAAGGTGACAGTGGAAATGCACCTCAAAGAGCTGCAGCAGACAAAGGTAACAGTAAAAAGGACAAGTGGAAAGATGGGAGGTAATCAGTAAGGGAGAGATTTGGTCGGTCCCTTCCACCCTGGGCCGTGATGCTGTAATTACCCCGTGCCCTACAGATGAGTTGTACCTGTTTGGAGCAAAGTACTgcttgtgtgtttgtgtgtgtggtgcTACTGCCTGAAGATGAAATGACTGTTTGCAGTCTGGCTTGTGCAGGTTTTTGTGATCCTCTGCTTCTCTCTTGCAGGAAAGTCTAGAAGCCGTAGCCAAGGAAAACAAAGAGCTGCAGGCCCAGATCAGTCAGCTGGCAGCAGAAATGGACGGCAGGATTTTGCACCAGTTggagggtgagtggctgcatcagtgaggaggcagagctggggtctCTGCAGCATTGCCTCCTTGTTCACCTTCCTTCTTTTACAGAAGGCGATGAAGCAATGACTGAAGAAGTCCAAAAACCTTCTCTTGTGATCCCAGAGAAGTTTGAAAGCCATGAAGAAATGGTGAGTCTTAAATGGGTAGAAAAGCCTTTGATTTTAGTTCTAAACAAATATCTAGAAAAGGAAACCAGTTAAATTGCAGCGAGGTTTATCAGCTGTTGTCCTACCAGCTGAGTGCAGTCATGAGGGAAATGCAACAGTTCCTTGTGCATAGCAGCAAAGCCAAGACTGCTGCAGCATCCTTGCAAAACAGGCTGGAAGTCTGGCAGTGGTTTCCTTATAATGACAActcagctggcagagcagctctttAATGGGGCTTTGATGATGATGTTCTTTTTAGTTTGAAAGGCAATTTGGAAATGGTGTCAAATATCTACAAGATTTATCTGCAAGTACAGTCATAATACTGCAGTCAAATAGCTCTCAAGGGATCCAGTTTTTAACCTGCACTAATTGGGAATGAGAAGAGGCAGTAGCTGCTCCCTGGCTTAGTTCCAGGGCAGTCACACAGTTCTTTGGTTTCACACCCATAAATAAAATGGGGTAAACTGTTATTCTGTCCTGAGATGCACCATAGATCCTGCTGAATGCAGGGGAAGCACTAATGTCCACACTCTGAAATTCTTCTTAGGTCACTTTCGTGACCTCTGCCATGTCCCAAGTGGAGCAGGAGCGAGAAGATCTGAGGAAGCAGCTGGCAGCTCAGAAGCAGCAGTGCAGAACCCTCCTGCAGCAAATCACAGCTCTTAGGCAGGAGCAGCAACATCACGTCACGCTGGATGGAGGTAAAGTCTCAGTACAGTCTGGGGACAGCGTGACCATGACATGCTGGGCCAGCTGGCCATGGCTGCTCTGAGACAGACTTTTGGGTCTGTGAGTGCACCCTGCCCCAGGAGAAACTGTAAATGGCACACATCCCTTCCAGGCTCCTTTATGGATACTGTTCCAGTGGAGGTTCACGAGGCTTTGAAAACTGCCATGGACAAGCTACAGGTAAGCAAAGCATCTGATGTTTTTTCAGCCCTATTATACTGCTCAGCCAGACTAGGATCCAGTGTCAGACAAACACAACACAACACAGATTGTAGGGGAATAAGCAGCAGATGTTCCATAAAAAGATGCTCCATCCTAAAAACTTGCTCACTGCTTGGTTGTAAAGGAGCAGGATTTGTTCCCCAGGCTCAGACCAGTGCCGGGGGGTGTTATGTTTAGCACAGgcgttgtgtgtgtgtgtgagcagccCAGGTGACTGACCCCACGTGTGTGCAGCTGCGTTTCACAGAGCTGATGCGGGAGAAGGCCGACCTGCAGGAgcggctggaggagctggagcaccGCTGCATCCAGCTGTCCGGGGAGACCGACACCATCGGTACGTTCAGCACAGGCTGGAGCTCGCTCAGTGCCTTGTTTATGTGGGAACAGAAGGTCCCCAACAGCTTTTGGAGCTGGAGCTCTCAAAGTACCAAGGCTTCCCTGTCTCCTACTGCTGCCTAACTGGGCTAGGTCTCCACTCCAGGGCTGGATTTCCTGGGTCCTTGTGCCTCGTACCTCACTATGGGGCTTGTACCCCAATCCTGCAGACACTCCTGAGGCTTCTCTTGTGTTCCAGGGGAGTACATTGCACTGTACCAGAGTCAAAGGGCTATCCTCAAACAGCGGCACCAGGAGAAAGAGGAGTATATCAGCAGGTTGGCTCAGGACAAGGAGGAGATGAAGGCAAGGACTCTTTTCTGTGGCACTACTCCAAGCAGGGTGGGCCTGGGGAGCGCAGACCTTTGTGTGTTCATTTCCTAATTCTGTGACAGGAGTAGGACTGCAAACTGCAgcagtgtgtttgtgtgcatgtTTCATGGGCTTTCCTTTACTTTGGTGCAGATGAAACTACTGGAACTGCAGGACTTAGTGATGCGCCTGGTCAGGGAAAGAAATGAATGGTACAGCAAGTATGTAGCAGCTGCTCAGaacccagagctgctggcaagCCAGACTGAAggtgtgctgccagcagagaggcGCATTGAGCTGAACGCCACCGACGGAGCAggtgagctgcagccaggacaaGCTCTGAGCAGGGGGAACAGCCCCTGCTCTCAGCCTTGGCTGTGGATGGGAGGAGTTACCTGCctgccctgtgtgtgctccttGCAGGGTTACGAGAGGTGAATCTGTCAGATGAAGCAGAACAAGAGGCTGCTGTTCATCAATCCGGTTTCCCCCATGCTGACAGTAAAGCTGCTCAGCCAAACCAAGAGGACCCCACGGCAAAGCAAATAATGCAGCTTCTCAGAGAAATCCAGAACCCTCAGGAGaggctgggctccctgctggaAAACCCATGCATTCCCTTCTTCTACCGTGCTGATGAGAACGATGAGGTCAAAATCATGGTAGTGTAAGAGGTGCTATATCTTCCTGACAGCAACTTTCTGTGGGCCTGAAAGGACTTGATGGACTTGTACATGCCCATACCTCTGCTCAGTGCTCTTGGTGAGAACAGTTCCTAAAGACATCAGTAAAGAGAGATTGTATCAGATGGAACTCGAGCATCAGACCtcatcttctctttctcttttctgttacTCGGTGTGGACTACAGGCAGACTCTTAACTCATCCTGGGAGgcagctggtgctgccacaTCACCTAGGCCAGGCCCAGACTGGGGGCAAAGGGAGTCCATGACTTTTGGCAAAATGACTTAATCCCTTGTCCCAGAGTCTGCTGCCACAGGAGCTTCACACGGTTCTGATCCATCACTCATGCCTGTCATCAGCCCAGTTCTTCCAGGGCTCCCAGAGTAACTAACTGTTCTGGTGATGGACTCTTTGGACTCTCAGCaggttgggtttgttttcataCTACGTATCCTAAACTCCcccttgctgctgcagccctgcctctTGCAGCTGTATTTCGGAAGATCAGCccccagcaggcagctcagccctgtctgTTCTCATTGCCAGGGGAAGGGACCGAGGGGAGCCTTGAGGGGTCTTTTGGTTACTTGACAAAGCTTTATGTGATTCTTGGGAGTGGGGTGGAAATGTAACTGCACTTTGAAGGATGATGTGTTTCACTTGTATGTGTCTgaaggttttatttattttaagaaatggGAGAAATTAAGTAAAAGGAAACCACTTAATAAACATGCTTCGTTTTGAATTTCTGGACTTTAGGGGTTCTAGTTCTCCATCCCTGAACTTTCCTCTTCTCCCATTTTGGTAAGGATTAC is a genomic window of Passer domesticus isolate bPasDom1 chromosome 18, bPasDom1.hap1, whole genome shotgun sequence containing:
- the GOLGA2 gene encoding golgin subfamily A member 2 isoform X5; the encoded protein is MADGSRQSRLAAAKKKLKEYQQKNSPGATAGTKKKRKTKEGSRPATPTTDDQQPPENIQNILKVLVSDLNRSNGVAIPSLDKRKAYFDSDVATRSAEQLAPDVPVLSNSNSLPSCDSVLPAPESMQLTQMNEAEDHKNALEENRSFSSTEGLRQLSEQLNGLVSQSTSYVNGESAVSSTNIKEMETRYQELAVALDSSNLTNKQLVTKIEELKQQNQEAVNQLEKEKKEFEQKFSKEQAALREQLQVHIQTIGILVSEKSELQTALGHTQQAARQKSGEAESLAARLHSSRQRVSELERTLSSISMQQKQSEKHNKELVKERDNLKLELYKRSKSSEEIKQQNSELSEKVHSLVSQNSAMKLDVEDLQKKLEMAELMIQQFSSQGGSLDANQQLQMALEEKASMETQVAQLSESLQQLQAERDQYVEKLREEGSVWQQRVQQLAEQVHTMAEEKEKHMARIQELEDNVTELLSTSVKPMDVEPASPPGPTAAELSLQEEMQRLQQEKEELQGQYQAQVRDNEQLSHLNREQEERLLELEKTVQRYSEEAVDRQQILEDMQSDKATISRALSQNRDLKEQLAELQNGFVKLTNENMEVTSALQSEQHVKKELAKKLGQLQENLAELKETLELKTQEARGLQEQRDQCYSHLQQYTLAFQQLAAEKDELHKQFLLQTQLMDRLQHEEVQGKVTVEMHLKELQQTKESLEAVAKENKELQAQISQLAAEMDGRILHQLEEGDEAMTEEVQKPSLVIPEKFESHEEMVTFVTSAMSQVEQEREDLRKQLAAQKQQCRTLLQQITALRQEQQHHVTLDGGSFMDTVPVEVHEALKTAMDKLQLRFTELMREKADLQERLEELEHRCIQLSGETDTIGEYIALYQSQRAILKQRHQEKEEYISRLAQDKEEMKMKLLELQDLVMRLVRERNEWYSKYVAAAQNPELLASQTEGVLPAERRIELNATDGAGLREVNLSDEAEQEAAVHQSGFPHADSKAAQPNQEDPTAKQIMQLLREIQNPQERLGSLLENPCIPFFYRADENDEVKIMVV
- the GOLGA2 gene encoding golgin subfamily A member 2 isoform X12 is translated as MADGSRQSRLAAAKKKLKEYQQKNSPGATAGTKKKRKTKEGSRPATPTTDDQQPPENIQNILKVLVSDLNRSNGVAIPSLDKRKAYFDSDVATRSAEQLAPDVPVLSNSNSLPSCDSVLPAPESMQLTQMNEAEDHKNALEENRSFSSTEGLRQLSEQLNGLVSQSTSYVNGESAVSSTNIKEMEKQQNQEAVNQLEKEKKEFEQKFSKEQAALREQLQVHIQTIGILVSEKSELQTALGHTQQAARQKSGEAESLAARLHSSRQRVSELERTLSSISMQQKQSEKHNKELVKERDNLKLELYKRSKSSEEIKQQNSELSEKVHSLVSQNSAMKLDVEDLQKKLEMAELMIQQFSSQGGSLDANQQLQMALEEKASMETQVAQLSESLQQLQAERDQYVEKLREEGSVWQQRVQQLAEQVHTMAEEKEKHMARIQELEDNVTELLSTSVKPMDVEPASPPGPTAAELSLQEEMQRLQQEKEELQGQYQAQVRDNEQLSHLNREQEERLLELEKTVQRYSEEAVDRQQILEDMQSDKATISRALSQNRDLKEQLAELQNGFVKLTNENMEVTSALQSEQHVKKELAKKLGQLQENLAELKETLELKTQEARGLQEQRDQCYSHLQQYTLAFQQLAAEKDELHKQFLLQTQLMDRLQHEEVQGKVTVEMHLKELQQTKESLEAVAKENKELQAQISQLAAEMDGRILHQLEEGDEAMTEEVQKPSLVIPEKFESHEEMVTFVTSAMSQVEQEREDLRKQLAAQKQQCRTLLQQITALRQEQQHHVTLDGGSFMDTVPVEVHEALKTAMDKLQLRFTELMREKADLQERLEELEHRCIQLSGETDTIGEYIALYQSQRAILKQRHQEKEEYISRLAQDKEEMKMKLLELQDLVMRLVRERNEWYSKYVAAAQNPELLASQTEGVLPAERRIELNATDGAGLREVNLSDEAEQEAAVHQSGFPHADSKAAQPNQEDPTAKQIMQLLREIQNPQERLGSLLENPCIPFFYRADENDEVKIMVV
- the GOLGA2 gene encoding golgin subfamily A member 2 isoform X2, whose amino-acid sequence is MADGSRQSRLAAAKKKLKEYQQKNSPGATAGTKKKRKTKEGSRPATPTTDDQQPPENIQNILKVLVSDLNRSNGVAIPSLDKRKAYFDSDVATRSAEQLAPDVPVLSNSNSLPSCDSVLPAPESMQLTQMNEAEDHKNALEENRSFSSTEGLRQLSEQLNGLVSQSTSYVNGESAVSSTNIKEMETRYQELAVALDSSNLTNKQLVTKIEELKQQNQEAVNQLEKEKKEFEQKFSKEQAALREQLQVHIQTIGILVSEKSELQTALGHTQQAARQKSASTDCALTCPGEAESLAARLHSSRQRVSELERTLSSISMQQKQSEKHNKELVKERDNLKLELYKRSKSSEEIKQQNSELSEKVHSLVSQNSAMKLDVEDLQKKLEMAELMIQQFSSQGGSLDANQQLQMALEEKASMETQVAQLSESLQQLQAERDQYVEKLREEGSVWQQRVQQLAEQVHTMAEEKEKHMARIQELEDNVTELLSTSVKPMDVEPASPPGPTAAELSLQEEMQRLQQEKEELQGQYQAQVRDNEQLSHLNREQEERLLELEKTVQRYSEEAVDRQQILEDMQSDKATISRALSQNRDLKEQLAELQNGFVKLTNENMEVTSALQSEQHVKKELAKKLGQLQENLAELKETLELKTQEARGLQEQRDQCYSHLQQYTLAFQQLAAEKDELHKQFLLQTQLMDRLQHEEVQGKVTVEMHLKELQQTKESLEAVAKENKELQAQISQLAAEMDGRILHQLEEGDEAMTEEVQKPSLVIPEKFESHEEMVTFVTSAMSQVEQEREDLRKQLAAQKQQCRTLLQQITALRQEQQHHVTLDGGSFMDTVPVEVHEALKTAMDKLQLRFTELMREKADLQERLEELEHRCIQLSGETDTIGEYIALYQSQRAILKQRHQEKEEYISRLAQDKEEMKMKLLELQDLVMRLVRERNEWYSKYVAAAQNPELLASQTEGVLPAERRIELNATDGAGLREVNLSDEAEQEAAVHQSGFPHADSKAAQPNQEDPTAKQIMQLLREIQNPQERLGSLLENPCIPFFYRADENDEVKIMVV
- the GOLGA2 gene encoding golgin subfamily A member 2 isoform X7, which encodes MADGSRQSRLAAAKKKLKEYQQKNSPGATAGTKKKRKTKEGSRPATPTTDDQQPPENAYFDSDVATRSAEQLAPDVPVLSNSNSLPSCDSVLPAPESMQLTQMNEAEDHKNALEENRSFSSTEGLRQLSEQLNGLVSQSTSYVNGESAVSSTNIKEMETRYQELAVALDSSNLTNKQLVTKIEELKQQNQEAVNQLEKEKKEFEQKFSKEQAALREQLQVHIQTIGILVSEKSELQTALGHTQQAARQKSASTDCALTCPGEAESLAARLHSSRQRVSELERTLSSISMQQKQSEKHNKELVKERDNLKLELYKRSKSSEEIKQQNSELSEKVHSLVSQNSAMKLDVEDLQKKLEMAELMIQQFSSQGGSLDANQQLQMALEEKASMETQVAQLSESLQQLQAERDQYVEKLREEGSVWQQRVQQLAEQVHTMAEEKEKHMARIQELEDNVTELLSTSAVKPMDVEPASPPGPTAAELSLQEEMQRLQQEKEELQGQYQAQVRDNEQLSHLNREQEERLLELEKTVQRYSEEAVDRQQILEDMQSDKATISRALSQNRDLKEQLAELQNGFVKLTNENMEVTSALQSEQHVKKELAKKLGQLQENLAELKETLELKTQEARGLQEQRDQCYSHLQQYTLAFQQLAAEKDELHKQFLLQTQLMDRLQHEEVQGKVTVEMHLKELQQTKESLEAVAKENKELQAQISQLAAEMDGRILHQLEEGDEAMTEEVQKPSLVIPEKFESHEEMVTFVTSAMSQVEQEREDLRKQLAAQKQQCRTLLQQITALRQEQQHHVTLDGGSFMDTVPVEVHEALKTAMDKLQLRFTELMREKADLQERLEELEHRCIQLSGETDTIGEYIALYQSQRAILKQRHQEKEEYISRLAQDKEEMKMKLLELQDLVMRLVRERNEWYSKYVAAAQNPELLASQTEGVLPAERRIELNATDGAGLREVNLSDEAEQEAAVHQSGFPHADSKAAQPNQEDPTAKQIMQLLREIQNPQERLGSLLENPCIPFFYRADENDEVKIMVV